From one Nonomuraea polychroma genomic stretch:
- a CDS encoding tyrosine-type recombinase/integrase → MIFAACTAARIGEVSGVRVRDIDTGTWTWTVRRQTTPSPGGLVDKGTKGKRARKVPIIAEVRELVLRRLNAAGDDPDARPFTGPRGGRITTAVLRDATHWDEVVAKLGYEHLRRHDLRHTGLTWMADAGVPIHVLREIAGHGSLTTTQGYLHPDHDSLVAASTALSAHLTTG, encoded by the coding sequence GTGATCTTCGCCGCCTGTACGGCGGCACGCATCGGCGAGGTCTCGGGAGTCCGTGTCAGGGACATCGACACCGGCACATGGACGTGGACGGTACGCAGACAGACGACGCCGAGCCCTGGCGGTCTCGTAGACAAGGGGACCAAGGGCAAGCGGGCCAGGAAGGTCCCGATCATCGCCGAGGTACGAGAACTGGTGCTGCGGCGTCTGAACGCCGCGGGCGACGACCCCGACGCCCGGCCGTTCACCGGCCCGAGGGGCGGCCGCATCACCACGGCGGTCCTGCGGGACGCGACGCACTGGGACGAGGTCGTGGCGAAGCTCGGCTACGAGCACCTCCGTCGGCACGATCTTCGCCACACCGGGCTCACCTGGATGGCGGACGCCGGGGTCCCGATTCACGTCCTTCGGGAGATCGCCGGCCACGGTTCCCTGACCACCACCCAGGGTTATCTCCACCCGGACCACGACTCCCTCGTGGCGGCGAGCACCGCCCTGAGCGCCCACCTCACCACGGGCTGA
- the mtlA gene encoding PTS mannitol transporter subunit IICB, translated as MADTYTPPVTGTGVKATIQRIGGHLAGMIMPNIGAFIAWGLITALFIPTGWLPNEDLAKMVGPIISTLLPVLIAYTGGRMVHGQRGAVVGAVAVMGVVVGTEAPMFLGAMIIGPLTALILKYVDKFTEARTKAGFEMLVDNFSAGIVGGAMAIVGFLGIGPIVQAVTTAAGNAVEWLITNNLLPVASVLIEPAKVLFLNNAINHGVLSPLGVAQAAEQGKSILFMLESNPGPGLGLLLAYMLFGPRELRPSTPPAMIIHFFGGIHEIYFPYVLMKPRLIAAVIAGGAAGVFTFMITGAGLVATPSPGSIFAYIAVTPKGGWLGSSLGILVATAVSFAVAAVLLGFGRGEKAADEEVSSTEPATKEA; from the coding sequence ATGGCCGACACTTACACACCTCCGGTCACCGGAACCGGCGTCAAGGCCACCATCCAGCGCATCGGCGGCCACCTGGCCGGAATGATCATGCCGAACATCGGCGCGTTCATCGCCTGGGGCCTGATCACGGCGCTGTTCATCCCGACTGGCTGGCTGCCGAACGAGGACCTCGCGAAGATGGTCGGCCCGATCATCTCGACCCTGCTGCCGGTCCTCATCGCCTATACCGGCGGCCGGATGGTGCACGGGCAGCGCGGGGCCGTCGTCGGCGCGGTGGCGGTGATGGGCGTCGTGGTGGGCACCGAGGCCCCGATGTTCCTCGGCGCCATGATCATCGGCCCGCTCACCGCCTTGATCCTGAAATATGTGGACAAGTTCACCGAGGCGCGGACCAAGGCCGGTTTCGAGATGCTGGTGGACAACTTCTCCGCCGGCATCGTGGGCGGCGCGATGGCGATCGTCGGATTCCTCGGCATCGGGCCCATCGTGCAGGCGGTCACCACGGCCGCGGGCAACGCCGTCGAGTGGCTGATCACCAACAACCTGCTGCCCGTGGCGTCCGTGCTCATCGAGCCGGCCAAGGTGCTGTTCCTCAACAACGCCATCAACCACGGCGTGCTCAGCCCGCTCGGCGTCGCCCAGGCGGCCGAGCAGGGCAAGTCGATCCTGTTCATGCTGGAGTCGAACCCGGGCCCCGGTCTCGGGCTGCTGCTGGCGTACATGCTGTTCGGGCCGCGCGAGCTGCGGCCGAGCACACCCCCCGCGATGATCATCCACTTCTTCGGCGGCATCCACGAGATCTACTTCCCGTACGTGCTCATGAAGCCGCGCCTCATCGCCGCCGTCATCGCGGGCGGCGCGGCCGGGGTGTTCACGTTCATGATCACCGGGGCGGGCCTGGTCGCCACCCCGTCGCCCGGCAGCATCTTCGCCTACATCGCGGTCACCCCGAAGGGCGGCTGGCTGGGCTCCAGCCTCGGCATCCTCGTGGCCACAGCCGTGTCCTTCGCCGTCGCCGCCGTCCTGCTCGGCTTCGGCAGGGGCGAGAAGGCCGCCGATGAGGAAGTTTCCAGCACCGAACCCGCCACCAAGGAGGCGTAA
- a CDS encoding DeoR/GlpR family DNA-binding transcription regulator, producing the protein MYAEERQQEILRRARTAGRVDVVTLAEELDVTTETIRRDLTALERAGVLRRVHGGAIPVELLGFEPALATRDEVMITEKERIAKAALAELPEDGSVIIDAGTTTARLVQILPADRELTVVVNSPPLATALASRANLHVIMLGGRVRGLTMATVDDWALQPLAHLHVDVAFMATNGCSVAKGLTTPDPAEAAIKRAMMKATERSVLLADHTKFNRTYLAGFASLAEIDVVITDTGLDVALAAELSAAGPEVVRA; encoded by the coding sequence ATGTATGCCGAGGAGCGCCAGCAGGAGATCCTGCGCAGAGCCCGTACGGCAGGCCGCGTCGACGTGGTGACGCTGGCCGAGGAGCTCGACGTGACGACCGAGACGATCCGCCGCGACCTGACCGCGCTGGAGCGGGCGGGGGTGCTGCGCCGGGTGCACGGGGGCGCGATCCCGGTGGAGCTGCTGGGCTTCGAACCGGCGCTGGCCACCCGTGACGAGGTCATGATCACGGAGAAGGAGCGCATCGCCAAGGCCGCCCTGGCGGAGTTGCCCGAGGACGGTTCCGTGATCATCGACGCGGGGACCACTACGGCCCGGCTGGTGCAAATCCTGCCCGCCGACCGGGAGCTCACGGTCGTGGTCAACTCGCCTCCGCTGGCCACCGCGCTGGCCTCGCGCGCCAACCTGCACGTCATCATGCTCGGCGGCAGGGTGCGCGGACTCACCATGGCCACGGTCGACGATTGGGCCCTGCAGCCGCTGGCTCACCTGCATGTGGACGTGGCGTTCATGGCGACCAACGGCTGCTCGGTGGCCAAAGGGCTGACCACGCCGGACCCGGCCGAGGCGGCGATCAAGCGCGCGATGATGAAGGCCACCGAGCGCAGTGTGCTGCTGGCCGACCACACCAAGTTCAACCGCACCTACCTGGCCGGGTTCGCCTCACTGGCGGAGATCGATGTAGTGATCACCGACACCGGCCTGGACGTCGCGCTCGCCGCCGAGCTGTCGGCGGCCGGCCCGGAGGTGGTGCGGGCATGA
- a CDS encoding HPr family phosphocarrier protein, with translation MMDRTAIVASSSGLHARPAKIFVQAAARQDVAVRIRVGQGKAVPANSMLGVLSLGATHGTEVTLEAEGPGAQEALDALIDLLSRDLDADEVPSG, from the coding sequence ATGATGGACAGAACAGCGATCGTGGCCTCGAGCAGCGGGCTGCACGCCCGGCCGGCAAAGATCTTCGTGCAGGCGGCGGCGCGACAGGACGTGGCGGTGCGGATCCGGGTGGGCCAGGGCAAGGCGGTCCCCGCCAACAGCATGCTTGGTGTGCTGTCGCTTGGCGCGACCCACGGCACTGAGGTGACCCTGGAGGCCGAAGGCCCAGGTGCGCAAGAGGCGCTCGACGCGCTGATCGACCTGCTCTCCCGCGACCTGGACGCCGACGAGGTGCCCAGTGGCTGA
- a CDS encoding zinc-binding dehydrogenase, with protein sequence MRDDLLDPRAVRLHESAPDRDAAIRLCGRVLVEVGAVTEPYVEAMLERERSISTYVGEGVAIPHGTAASKEDIERDAICVVRNCSTCGTDAKIYKFGHHHIRPPRVMGHEIAGEVVDTGARVQVIAAIPCGTCGECLRGRQTVCPNQESMGYHYDGGFAEYMIVPAKVLAVDGVNAIPSGVGYAEASVAEPLACVLNGQELAGVGAGDDVVVMGAGPIGCLHVRLARARGAARVFLVDVNAQRLAMAAELVRPDAAIDADPVEQVLKLTGGRGADVVITAAASGAAQEQAVRMAARQGRVSFFGGLPKDDPIIALDSNLVHYRELTVIGANGSSPAHNASALRLVAEGAVVVSDLITHRLPLSQVLDGIDLVSRGAAIKVTIEP encoded by the coding sequence ATGCGTGACGACCTGCTCGACCCGCGGGCGGTGCGGCTGCACGAGAGCGCTCCCGACCGCGACGCGGCCATCCGCCTCTGCGGCCGGGTGCTGGTCGAGGTGGGGGCGGTCACCGAGCCGTACGTCGAGGCGATGCTCGAACGGGAGCGGTCGATCTCCACCTACGTCGGCGAGGGCGTCGCCATCCCGCACGGGACCGCCGCCTCCAAGGAGGACATCGAGCGGGACGCCATCTGCGTCGTACGCAACTGCTCGACCTGCGGCACGGACGCCAAGATCTACAAGTTCGGGCACCACCACATCAGGCCCCCGCGGGTGATGGGCCACGAGATCGCCGGCGAGGTCGTGGACACGGGCGCACGGGTACAGGTGATCGCCGCGATCCCGTGCGGGACGTGCGGCGAGTGCCTGCGCGGCCGGCAGACGGTCTGCCCGAACCAGGAGTCGATGGGCTACCACTACGACGGCGGCTTCGCCGAGTACATGATCGTCCCGGCGAAGGTGCTGGCCGTTGACGGCGTCAACGCCATCCCTTCCGGCGTCGGGTACGCCGAGGCGTCCGTCGCCGAGCCCCTGGCCTGCGTGCTGAACGGGCAGGAGCTGGCGGGCGTCGGCGCGGGCGACGACGTGGTGGTGATGGGCGCGGGCCCGATCGGCTGCCTGCACGTACGCCTCGCGCGGGCGCGCGGCGCCGCCCGGGTGTTCCTCGTGGACGTCAACGCGCAGCGCCTGGCGATGGCCGCCGAGCTGGTACGCCCGGACGCCGCCATCGACGCCGACCCCGTCGAGCAGGTGCTGAAGCTGACCGGCGGGCGAGGCGCCGACGTGGTGATCACGGCGGCGGCGTCGGGGGCGGCGCAGGAGCAGGCGGTGCGGATGGCGGCCCGGCAGGGCCGGGTCAGCTTCTTCGGCGGCCTGCCCAAGGACGACCCGATCATCGCGCTGGACTCCAACCTGGTGCACTATCGGGAGCTGACGGTCATCGGCGCGAACGGCTCCAGCCCCGCCCACAACGCCTCGGCGCTGCGGCTGGTGGCGGAGGGGGCCGTCGTGGTGTCCGACCTGATCACTCACCGGCTGCCACTGTCCCAGGTCCTCGACGGGATCGACCTCGTCAGCAGGGGCGCGGCCATCAAGGTCACGATCGAGCCCTGA
- a CDS encoding DUF7674 family protein translates to MLTYEHIADRLVQEVPEFSSVLHGHITDYHEVLPHVLFGDLTGFVLHAHQQGDEELVRRCLTFLALAMKSADARVCELVAVSFVENVGPWDPATADFIASWPDALRDEASDQGWRNYDQDPG, encoded by the coding sequence TTGCTGACGTATGAGCACATCGCTGATCGTCTTGTACAGGAGGTACCCGAGTTCAGCTCGGTGCTGCATGGGCATATCACGGACTACCACGAAGTCCTGCCGCACGTCTTGTTCGGAGATCTCACCGGGTTCGTGCTTCACGCCCACCAGCAAGGCGATGAAGAATTGGTCAGGCGCTGCCTGACATTCCTGGCACTAGCCATGAAATCCGCCGATGCCCGCGTGTGCGAGCTCGTCGCCGTATCGTTCGTGGAGAACGTGGGGCCCTGGGATCCGGCGACTGCGGACTTCATCGCCTCCTGGCCGGATGCATTGCGGGATGAGGCAAGCGACCAAGGCTGGCGGAACTATGATCAAGACCCTGGGTGA
- a CDS encoding PEP-utilizing enzyme: protein MADSLPGMSGLGVSPGRTAGPVVRMAGPPVLPPPRPAPDTDMEVAAVSNALDAVVAELRRRAHDARDGDAAEILDARSLPMPGVPAPGYPYVLLAEDLSPADTAGLGGQVLALVTEKGGPTSHTAILARGRGLPAVVACPGVLDLPDGTVVSVDGTTGEIGIGLTPEAAEQVRARAREERARLAASAGPGQTAGQPAHLRRFTRRPAQHRSRRDRGSFRAGDSSCRQSGGAVMTETETFRLLAWTWDVSAAKRYAANRAPNGQLLPRNWTALLALMVIDEDHAETVNLVEPLIGVCPVIGVSRS from the coding sequence GTGGCTGACAGCCTGCCGGGCATGTCCGGGCTGGGCGTGAGCCCTGGCCGTACGGCGGGACCGGTGGTGCGGATGGCCGGGCCGCCCGTGCTGCCCCCTCCCCGGCCGGCGCCCGACACCGACATGGAGGTCGCCGCGGTGTCGAACGCGCTCGACGCAGTGGTGGCCGAGTTGAGGCGGCGGGCTCACGACGCCCGTGACGGCGACGCCGCCGAGATCCTCGACGCGCGGAGCCTGCCGATGCCCGGTGTACCCGCGCCCGGCTACCCGTATGTGCTGCTGGCCGAGGATCTCTCTCCGGCCGACACCGCGGGGCTGGGCGGGCAGGTGCTGGCACTGGTCACCGAGAAAGGCGGCCCGACCAGCCACACCGCGATCCTGGCGCGCGGCCGCGGGCTGCCCGCCGTGGTGGCCTGCCCGGGCGTCCTCGACCTTCCGGACGGCACCGTCGTCTCGGTGGACGGGACGACGGGTGAGATCGGCATCGGCCTCACGCCGGAGGCGGCCGAGCAGGTCCGGGCGCGTGCCCGGGAGGAACGGGCCCGGCTGGCGGCGAGCGCCGGCCCTGGCCAGACGGCAGGTCAACCGGCTCACCTCCGGCGGTTCACACGCCGCCCCGCCCAACATCGGTCTCGCCGCGACCGCGGATCTTTTCGAGCAGGCGATAGCTCTTGCCGGCAAAGCGGTGGAGCGGTGATGACCGAGACCGAGACCTTCCGCCTGCTGGCCTGGACCTGGGATGTGTCCGCCGCCAAAAGGTACGCGGCCAACCGCGCCCCGAACGGGCAGTTGCTGCCACGTAACTGGACGGCCCTGCTCGCCTTGATGGTGATCGATGAGGACCATGCCGAGACGGTGAACCTGGTTGAGCCATTGATCGGGGTCTGTCCAGTGATCGGTGTATCTCGATCTTGA
- the pfkB gene encoding 1-phosphofructokinase → MILTLTLNPSLDRTIEIASLGRGAVIRAAAARLDPGGKGVNVSRALLANRIASRAVVPFGGDEGRHLVHLLFLEGLDMVTVPVTGATRSNVTLAEPDGTVTKINEPGTALLPAELDTVAVAVLAAAHSADWVVASGSLPPGVPADVYARLCRRFAGAGINVAVDTSGPALSYALAAGPALVKPNQDELAAATGMPLGCVGDVVEAAKKLRAAGARAVLASLGADGAVLVEQDSVWYGEATVTEPRSSVGAGDAMLAGFLAAGARGVPALLEALAWGAAAVSLTGSRMPGPAHIRREGVTIGPPDLARRLRAPTDPPPPPSHSDLV, encoded by the coding sequence GTGATTCTCACGCTGACCCTCAACCCCAGCCTGGACCGGACGATCGAGATCGCCTCGCTCGGCAGGGGCGCCGTGATCAGGGCCGCGGCTGCCCGCCTCGACCCGGGCGGCAAGGGCGTGAACGTCTCCCGCGCCCTGCTGGCCAACCGGATCGCCTCGCGTGCGGTGGTGCCGTTCGGCGGGGACGAGGGCAGGCATCTGGTGCATCTACTCTTCCTCGAGGGCCTCGACATGGTGACCGTGCCGGTGACGGGCGCCACCCGCTCCAACGTCACGCTCGCGGAGCCGGACGGGACCGTCACCAAGATCAACGAGCCGGGCACCGCGCTGTTGCCCGCCGAGCTGGACACTGTCGCCGTGGCGGTGCTGGCCGCCGCGCACTCGGCCGACTGGGTGGTCGCCTCGGGGAGCCTGCCCCCAGGGGTCCCGGCCGACGTCTACGCCCGGCTGTGCCGCAGGTTCGCCGGGGCGGGAATCAACGTCGCCGTCGACACCAGCGGTCCCGCCCTGTCGTACGCGCTCGCCGCGGGCCCCGCGCTCGTCAAGCCGAACCAGGACGAGCTGGCCGCCGCCACCGGCATGCCGCTCGGCTGCGTCGGTGACGTGGTCGAGGCAGCCAAGAAGCTGCGGGCGGCGGGCGCGCGGGCCGTCCTGGCCAGCCTCGGCGCCGACGGCGCCGTCCTCGTCGAACAGGACAGCGTCTGGTACGGCGAAGCCACGGTGACCGAGCCACGCAGCTCGGTCGGCGCGGGCGACGCCATGCTGGCCGGGTTCCTGGCGGCCGGAGCTCGGGGCGTACCAGCCCTGCTCGAGGCGCTGGCCTGGGGCGCCGCCGCCGTGTCGCTGACCGGCAGCCGCATGCCCGGCCCGGCGCACATCCGTCGCGAGGGCGTCACGATCGGCCCGCCCGATCTGGCCCGACGGCTACGGGCCCCCACCGACCCACCCCCGCCGCCATCCCACTCCGACCTCGTCTAG
- a CDS encoding XRE family transcriptional regulator: protein MARRLKGVADGPLPTVGDLTRMIRGWERGDHYPSERYRLLYARALNATEADLFDLDERPSVPVPALPLESVAPDLDLYERITRTLQDPRRVDQGTVDWLATCLAEHRKVEDTIGSRPLLGIVRQQLGIVVELAQSARGGIADTVVDLAAQYAQFVAWMSLDIDDQAAALAWYDRAHDWALEIGDVNMATTTLSMKAHQAWSAGNARRTVRLAEAARWHDGRVTPGVRGMATQMAARGHALAGEARPARTLLDEAEALIRRAAEHADDEPAWMYFYDETWFRLQRGMTELHLSNWPKAADLLTAGLASLPASYKRDRAWYGSCLAKAHAQAGDVETALQVSLPIVADAITLNRHAHKELIDVAALLTRHPSRQAAALLDALADASRTDN from the coding sequence ATGGCCAGACGGCTCAAGGGAGTGGCGGACGGTCCGCTGCCCACCGTGGGAGATCTGACACGGATGATCCGAGGGTGGGAGCGAGGCGACCACTACCCCAGCGAGCGCTACCGCCTCCTGTACGCTCGCGCGCTGAACGCGACAGAGGCCGACCTGTTCGACCTGGATGAGCGACCCAGTGTTCCTGTTCCCGCGTTGCCTCTGGAGAGCGTCGCCCCTGACCTGGATCTCTATGAGCGCATTACCCGTACGCTCCAAGATCCTCGCCGCGTTGACCAGGGCACCGTGGACTGGCTTGCCACCTGCCTGGCCGAACATCGCAAGGTCGAGGACACCATCGGCTCGCGCCCCCTCTTGGGCATCGTTCGGCAGCAACTCGGCATCGTGGTCGAGCTGGCGCAGAGTGCGCGAGGCGGCATCGCCGACACCGTGGTGGATCTGGCCGCGCAGTACGCCCAGTTCGTTGCGTGGATGTCACTCGACATCGACGACCAGGCCGCCGCTCTTGCCTGGTATGACCGCGCCCACGACTGGGCGCTGGAGATCGGCGACGTCAATATGGCCACCACCACGCTCAGCATGAAGGCCCACCAGGCGTGGAGCGCGGGCAACGCCCGCAGAACCGTCCGACTGGCCGAAGCCGCGCGCTGGCACGACGGACGGGTGACTCCCGGTGTGCGCGGCATGGCCACCCAGATGGCCGCGCGAGGGCACGCGCTGGCAGGGGAGGCCCGTCCGGCCCGCACGCTGCTGGACGAGGCCGAAGCCCTCATCCGTCGAGCCGCCGAGCACGCCGACGACGAACCGGCGTGGATGTACTTCTACGACGAGACGTGGTTCCGACTCCAGCGCGGCATGACGGAACTGCATCTTTCGAACTGGCCCAAGGCCGCCGACTTGCTGACGGCCGGGCTGGCGAGCCTGCCTGCCTCCTACAAGCGCGACCGCGCGTGGTACGGATCATGCCTGGCCAAGGCACACGCCCAGGCCGGAGACGTGGAGACGGCCCTACAAGTCAGTCTGCCCATCGTCGCCGATGCCATTACGCTGAACCGCCACGCCCACAAGGAACTGATCGATGTCGCAGCCCTATTGACTCGACACCCGTCGCGTCAGGCCGCCGCTTTGCTGGATGCTCTTGCTGACGCCAGCCGTACGGATAACTGA
- a CDS encoding PTS lactose transporter subunit IIB produces the protein MDAKDIRKIIVACDAGMGSSVMLASQLRKQLKDSGVTVEHTPVNSIPDDADVVLCHAGLAARARASAPGKVLVPFQIFLGDPAVTRLVNTIKNGGTVDA, from the coding sequence ATGGACGCCAAGGACATCCGCAAGATCATCGTCGCCTGCGACGCCGGGATGGGCAGCAGCGTGATGCTCGCCTCCCAGCTGCGCAAGCAGCTCAAGGACAGCGGCGTCACCGTGGAGCACACCCCGGTCAACTCCATCCCGGACGACGCCGACGTGGTGCTCTGCCACGCCGGGCTGGCCGCCCGCGCCAGGGCCTCCGCTCCGGGGAAGGTGCTGGTGCCGTTCCAGATCTTCCTCGGGGACCCGGCGGTGACCAGGCTGGTGAACACCATCAAGAACGGCGGCACCGTCGATGCGTGA